The following is a genomic window from Apis cerana isolate GH-2021 linkage group LG6, AcerK_1.0, whole genome shotgun sequence.
AATATGCcggtgaattaaaaaatatttttatcgaagaagaatcaaagagaatttttaatttcaatttatcaacgTTTCtgcaaattttgataaaaatatctttcccaGAAATATGGATGCCGTGCATGTAATGGCTTACGATCTTCGAGGTAACTGGGCTGGATTCGCCGATGTCCATAGTCCACTTTATCGCCGCCCGCATGACCAATGGGcgtatgaaaaattgaacgtgGTACGAATTTGTGATAAATTTCTCCTCGAATTATGTCCATTCTATTTgtctttaaattctttattttttttttttttttttcgttcaacaTATTTTCCCGCAGCACGATGGTCTTCTACTTTGGGAAGAAAAAGGTTGTCCTGCTAAAAAACTGGTCGTTGGAATCCCATTATATGGACGTACGTTTACTCTAAGTCAGAGTAACCACAATTACGAGCCTGGTACCTATATCAATAAAGAGGCTGGTGGTGGGGAGCCTGGAGAATACACTCAAGCTAAAGGATTTCTTGCTTATTACGAAGTATTTAGGATCAATCATATATTATGAcagtattatgataataaaattataaaagataacaatttcaacaaaaaaatatatttttgtcgtttcataatgtaaatttttttattgctctttttttctctagaaataataaagagatatttttagatcTGTACCAGATTGCAAGCACCAGGTAGTAACTGGACTCAAAAATTCGACGATATTGGGAAAGTTCCATATATGTATCAAGGTATGAATATACAcgagtaaataattttgaggatatttaaattaattataattataggaaCGCAGTGGGTCGGTTATGAAAACGTGGAAAGTGTGAAATATAAGATCGATTTTATCAAGGAATCTCGGTACGCGGGAGCCATGGTTTGGGCCATTGATATGGATGATTTTCAAGGACTTTGCGGTGATCGCAATCCTTTAATGAATGTCATTCATGAAGGATTAAAAGGATATAACGTGccagaaaaagatttttatacaacCCCTACGGTAAAAAATTatgcttttattaaaataaaataaattttagcttatattaaattatatatttagataaataatcaaCGATATATGAATActcttgataaatattatatcaaatattatttttgtctgATTTTCTTAGCCTGAATGGGCAAGACCACCAAGCACAACGGATAatgttcaaattattcaatctaCTCGACCATCTACTTACAAACCTACAGAGCTATCTACTCAGAAACCAGAAATAACTTCTTCTACAGAAGAAACAGATAGATCTACTCCATCGATAAACAATGGAGAAACAGATAAGATCGATTgtgaaaataacgataaattcgTTCCGTCTAAAAATTGCAACTctgtaaataattctatacatttttgtcatattaatttattttctttgttaaaaaaattttaaatggtatatatacatatataaatataatttttattgcagtATTATGAATGCGTTCACGGAAGGGCAGTAAAATTCACTTGtccaaataaattgatttggaACACAAAGAATAATGTATGTGATTGGCCACAAAATGCTGATCGAGAAGAATGTAAaactcaataaaatatatctttattttaagattataaaaatccttcaaaaaagtattgaaaagtttcattgcgatatatttatttgataatgatcGTTACATTATGATATTCcatcaatgaataataaactGTGATTGTTACCTTATTCACtcatttactataattttatattttaagacctaaagattaaaaataagactTTAACAATTCAATAATCATCGCATTATTCATAGAAAttgtttatctaaaaatatgctcataaaataaaaaatattataaagttgatttgttaaattttttataataaatagttataagtcaaaataattatttaaaaaagagttATCAatccatattatttaattttaaaactataatttaagtaaatttcatattgtttattaaaaaatttcagtaaatagccaaatatttaatatatattgataataataattttattatatgctataattatataatcaatgtaTGTACTTATACgatgattatatatacatatacgtagcaatatattgttatttgcaatatatcaataggtttaaaatttaaatttttaatttttatatataatacatggaaaaaatgtaaacgtaaaattattattaaattttatcataataaatctaattaaataaataattatatagtaattacTTAGTAACAGTTAATGCGAtgtcattaaaaaatgtattgagTAGAAGACTTTACCCTATAACGGATTTATCTGACAAATAGATTCTCATTGTGAAGGTCGAAAGTGatctaatatatacataatctaTACTGAAAACTCAATTACTTCATATCAAATATGGCGCAAATGATGATACCTAGGATTGGGCttttatccattaaaaataatagtcgTGTAGTACCTCGAATTTTCGTGCCGTTAAAATATCAACGATTATGTTTCCATACAAGTTGGGTTTTCGATGGTATGCaatttattcagaaatatattaataataccatTATACGTGATTGAGGTTaacatacatttatatattcaaacaatatttatttgaaataatattaattaacttatatataaattataacgtcTAAgatactgaaaaaaaatatttttattatttttcattcattataacTTGTAATTGTTTGTTATAATGTATATgcagtattatttaaattgattatgcAATCAAGTTTcatactaatattaaaattatatgaaacttatatataatatataataatattatatataatatataataatattaaaatcataatttttacttagTATATAATCTTGCAATAGTACAAtctcataatttttcatttatttttagtccAAGGAAAGAGTATCTTAATGCCTTCCTTGTCACCTACTATGGAAAAGGGTACTATTGTGAAATGGTTCAAAAAGGAAGGTGATAAGATCGAAGCAGGAGATGCAGTTGCTGATATTCAAACTGACAAAGCAGTTGTTACTTTGGAATTAGAAGATGAGAGTATTCTTGCAAAAATCATTGTaagattttaaagtaaaacttCTTGAGAGATTACTTTTATGAGAGATATTatgtttaacaattattttcaaaaataaatttaatataatactttttaggTAGGAGAAGGAATTCAAGATATCAAAGTAGGATCATTAATAGCACTTACGGTTGATGTAGATGAAGATTGGAAATCTGTAGAAATGCCAGATAATGTTTCAGTTACACCACCTGTAACTGCATCTTCAATTACTAGTCCTCCATCATCATCAACATCTCCTCCATCATCACCAACATCTCCTCCTTCATCACCAGCATCTTCTTCATCATCACCACCATCTCCTCCAAGTATGCCAGCTCAAGGACCTCCTGGAcagtatgtatttattaaagtaataaatatattatttttattctttcattcataaagtaaactattaaaaattcaaacaaatacaaattatattaatatataataatatattctgttATTTTCAGAACAAATATTGGTATGCCAGCGCTTTCACCAACAATGACTTCAGGTACGATAGTAAAATGGcttaaaaaagaaggagaaaaaatagaaCCTGGCGATGCAGTGGCTGAAATTCAAACAGACAAAGCTGTCATGACTTTTGAAATCGAGGATGAAGgcatatttgcaaaaatacttgtatataattgttattaaatattaaattctgttagaaaattgtaatatctatttatattaaaaatttattatgaaacagGTTCCTGAAGGAAGTCAAGCAGAAGTAGGAGAATTAATTGCCATTACAGTAGAAAAGGAAATGGATTGGAAAAATGTTGTAGTTCCAACAATAACAAAACCTACTGCTACTCCTGAAGTTGCTCCTGTAGGTGTTCCAACTGCTCCTCCTGTAGGTGTTCCAGCTCCTTCTGTTGCTACTCCATCTGCACCAAGTATACCTGGACagtatgcataaaaatattcttattaacttTGAATTGTGATACAAAtatgttttctattattatgtataattttttctttctctttttttcttcagagTATATGGTCTTGCAGTAAGACGATTATTGGAAGAATATGGATTGAAATCAGAAGAAATTAAAGGTACTGGTCGCCCTAATCGATTACTAAAAAGTGACGttttaagttatattcaaacaaagaatataaaaaaaattgcaccaAAAACaggtatataaaaacaaataataaaaatatgaaaataatatatatatatatatatatatacatattatatattaatattatatattaattgaaatttatatttctatttaaatagcaCCTCCGCCTAAAGATCAAAAGAAACCTGATATTCCTTTAAAGAAACATGTACCCAGTGGTGTTCCCTCCACTTATCAAGATATTCCAGTTTCTAATATACGCAGTATCATTGCTAAAAGACTTGGAGAatcaaaagtaattataaactatttttatgtattaatatatgcaataatattactttttctatataatagaagataaacttttaataaatttttagagaaCTATACCTCATTCTTATGCGactatcgatattaaaattgataaaataaatgaaattcgtaAGGAACTCAAGGCTGATGGTATTAACATTTCGATAAACGATTTCATTACAAAAGCAACTGCACATGCACTAGTTGAATGtccatttataaatacattatataaaaatgatcaagttagtatattattttgatataattattgaaatttaaatgtaataaatttcataaatattatgtttttaatagataattcaaATGCCAAAAGTTGATATTTCTATCGCAGTTGCTATTGAATCAGGACTTATTACGCCAATTGTTTTTGATGCTACAGCTAAAAGTATAttggatatttcgaaaaatataaaagaattagctGAAAAAGCTAAAACTGGTCGATTAAAACCAGAAGAATTCCAAGGAGGAACATTCtcgtaaataaatgaatttatgaacaaaacataaagatataaattatattttatatgtttctaatattttttttatatgtccaatttttttttagaatttccaATTTGGGAATGTTTGGTATTAAGCAATTCAGGGCCATTATAAATCTTCCTCAAACAGCAATATTAGCAGTTGGAAGTGGTCGAGAAGAATTAAGTAAAAagcatttaaaaagaatattataaagataaaattataatattataaaatattaatgtattgtGTACATAATTTTGTAGATGCTACATTACAAAAAGTAACAAATATGTCAACATCTTTATCGTACGATAGACGAGCAATTGATGAAGATCAAGCAGCCGACTTTTTGGCTGTTTTAAAAGCTATGTTGGAAGACCCATCTTTTCTTATTGCAGGAAGATTACGAGCACTAAGGTACGCACAGGACTGACCtctaattaaacattaattctGAGAAACTTACTGACATAATTTAggtttcgatttaaattatagttttctttgttacattaattttctaaaaatatatctgaagaattcataatttcgtttaaaaataaattataagtaataagattaaattttaaaccatttataaatttatagctTTTATTATgctttaaaagttatatatataaaatttgatgtaagaaattatttaaaaaataattttaaatattttaaagtttcaaattgtaaccaaaaaaaaaattttatttatctgccTAGATACTACTGCCAagttttagattaataattaaaaatattttagtggAAATGTGAAAAACATTAagattaaagtaataaattaattttatcaattttattatattattaataaaattatttttacaaacaattacacacattaaatataaataattatataaatttgtttttttacttaatgTATTTTACGCttccatcaaattttttatttgataaaaatttttaaatatatatatgtgtatatatatatatatatatatatatgtgtatacatacTAAAAACTTTTGAACAGCATATCTATAaagtatacaaaaaataataaattaatatatataataaattaatatataaaatgataaaaaatttaatatttaataaggtATAAGTTGATCTTTCTatgtcaaaattaataaataatataaatttatatgaatttatttcaattaattttaaatataatatatcttatatatataatttatttccttatatataaatggataACTTATATCTgatttactatttatatacataatttaataaaataatcacacTGATGTAACTTCTTTCGTGTAAACcgtattatcttatatatattataaaattttgtataaaataatgtaaatacatataaataaatattcaaaattaaataagataatattcaaGTATTAGAGACTTGTATGATTGAAAACTTCAGTGTGATTTAAGAATTTTGGGGATTTTAGTAAAATGTACAAAGTCATTGCTATATCttgtaaataaagtatttattgttaaaaccATATgtgtttttttcatatacatttaaaaataatacgcacatatttaatatacaaaatttagtattttttgtGCAACTGTTCTTatcaatagattattattacatttaacttttttttatattctattatcacTGATAAACGTATTTATAAGGTAGAGATTATAAGGTATTAATTGGTAGAGAACCATATGTATTGATTTGATAAGGCACAAATGTTACAGCTGCAGAATTCTTTAACAAATTGttcttaatatatagatataaatgtaatagtcaaaatcaaatatattttacatttaattaaatgattaaataactaaataatcaattttatacattgtattatattataattttatgtgaacattcattattttaatttgaaattaaattcaatattattcatataaattgtataagtaatttagttaaacaaaaataaaaataatatgatgatatttaatatttaatatagatatttaatatagaaatacaataaaacaGCATTCAGTTTTCATTATCACAGTCGTGATATTATGTGATCGTGATTGCTCAGATCTTAAACTAAGTTAATTATGgacaatattaattgtaatacaaattcaaatattttttataaaagatataaatacaatattatatacataattcatagtacttatttaaaagaataatatttgttaaaatttggcATATGAATAgcattagattttaaaatacaaaaaatttcttaaaaaattgcatattataaaatttggtaAAGTCTTACAACTAACTAAGATTGGTAAtgcttttaaaaaatgcattttataaTGTGTGATATATCAcatcatttataatacttaGTTATTAATACATGTGCTTATAACATTGGATCATAAGGTACAACTTCTCactattaataacaaaatgttCCTCCAAAAtaaggaatataaaattttttataaaaaagtggCCTTTCTTATGCAATTAATTACGATTGaacagaattaattattaaataatttaattacaatacttaatttaaatataaattatttgatttaaaaatgtatggcATAACTtacttttctaaattataattttgaatagaaaaaaatatggaattcaaaaaatataataaaatgtgatGTACACTTACAACATCAATTagcaaaattgttaaattaaaattataaatttaatttgtactattattaaattgaaatcattattttaaaaagtgttttgataatacaaaataagttGCAGTTATACCcctgataaatattatgtgcaCATACTTTATAGCATACTTGTAGCACTTTCAGTTCTTAAACAAACTAAGTACATTATTTTGGTAAAAatgaactttaaaataaatgaacaaattatacttattatatagtacttattatatagtaacttattatttaataaatgcaaataattttaaagtaaagtcataatctaatataactaaaaatactaaacatatatttttaacacaatGATTCTGACTTGTATTTTctctacatttattttattctaaagattgatagaattttatattttttttatagaaataaacatatgaaaaaagatgaatattgcacataaaaaatgaataatgcacattattaatgatattaatttttctaataagtCAAAGCAATAGAAATTAATCTAttgtttatattgtattacaaaattattatataaatgaataattttttaaaaattatttagtaatttttttattactacatcatgatttctattaaaaatttaataacattgttataaatataatagatagtcacgtataaaatagattaattgctatattatatatatttaaattatgtgcAATGTgtagaatatttattgcattgtATACGTAATCAATGCAATATTATACTCATATAAAAATAGGTTTTgagttctatttaaaaaaattatctaatggAACACTTTATGAAGAATTCTTTGTGCAGTTCTTATTAATGGTATCAGACTTGTTAATTCTGcacaattttctaaaaatggaTGGGATAGTAACTCATCTGCAGTTGCCCTGTCATCAACTTCAACTGCCAAAcatttttctaagaaattttgaaatgttgGACTTAATGTGTCCCATCTGGGTATAGAAGGCTTACCAATAGcagcaattaaatataaagctCTTAAAGGTGTTTCTTTCATATAAGGTGGTTCACCTTCTATCATTTCAATGGCCATAATACCTAAAGACCATATATCTACTTTTTTACCATATTGTTTTCTCGTCACTACTTCTGGTGCCATCCAATATGGAGTACCAACCATAGTTTGACGTTTTTCATCACCATCAATATTAGCACAAAAACCAAAATCTGTAACTTTCACAGCACCATTCATTCCAAGAAGTACATTATCTGATTTGATATCTCTATGAATAATTCCTCTTGTATGTAAAAAACTAATTGCTTTTAAAACTTCTCTACAAACTGCTGCAATTTGTACTTCTTTCATTACAGTTTCAGTAACAACATCTGTAAGAGGTCCTCCTTCTAATAATTCCATAACAACCCAAAGATGttcatttaaaagatatgCATCCAAAAAATTCACTAAATTTGGATGTTGAAATTCCTTAAGAACTTTGATTTCAgtcaatattaattctttctttggtTGTTTTGATAAATCTATGTCTTTTATAGCAACTTTTTCATTAGTCTGTATATCAGTAGCTATAAATACAGTACCTGAAGCACCAGCCCCAACCTCTTTAGTTTTTT
Proteins encoded in this region:
- the LOC108003256 gene encoding dihydrolipoyllysine-residue acetyltransferase component of pyruvate dehydrogenase complex, mitochondrial, which translates into the protein MAQMMIPRIGLLSIKNNSRVVPRIFVPLKYQRLCFHTSWVFDVQGKSILMPSLSPTMEKGTIVKWFKKEGDKIEAGDAVADIQTDKAVVTLELEDESILAKIIVGEGIQDIKVGSLIALTVDVDEDWKSVEMPDNVSVTPPVTASSITSPPSSSTSPPSSPTSPPSSPASSSSSPPSPPSMPAQGPPGQTNIGMPALSPTMTSGTIVKWLKKEGEKIEPGDAVAEIQTDKAVMTFEIEDEGIFAKILVPEGSQAEVGELIAITVEKEMDWKNVVVPTITKPTATPEVAPVGVPTAPPVGVPAPSVATPSAPSIPGQVYGLAVRRLLEEYGLKSEEIKGTGRPNRLLKSDVLSYIQTKNIKKIAPKTAPPPKDQKKPDIPLKKHVPSGVPSTYQDIPVSNIRSIIAKRLGESKRTIPHSYATIDIKIDKINEIRKELKADGINISINDFITKATAHALVECPFINTLYKNDQIIQMPKVDISIAVAIESGLITPIVFDATAKSILDISKNIKELAEKAKTGRLKPEEFQGGTFSISNLGMFGIKQFRAIINLPQTAILAVGSGREELNATLQKVTNMSTSLSYDRRAIDEDQAADFLAVLKAMLEDPSFLIAGRLRALRYAQD
- the LOC108003240 gene encoding uncharacterized protein LOC108003240: MSLNISKLFSRKKTGTIDTVAEIGRPTNVSHKFHVSKNAETGQLEGLPESWIRLLNTQISKSEQDEHPAAALQAIKFYNYSIKRKPEEKVFKPFVTEDLIEEESQEIDKILSKKCQSEDSDESSTASSIDSQVQELPELPPKVNKIPKPTPRTCPERVEKTITEILEDLSAYQIEDDHPLEIENEQNKRDTEESPILRKKIECSTIKLNDEEIFEELRAICHNGDPNLRFEKTKEVGAGASGTVFIATDIQTNEKVAIKDIDLSKQPKKELILTEIKVLKEFQHPNLVNFLDAYLLNEHLWVVMELLEGGPLTDVVTETVMKEVQIAAVCREVLKAISFLHTRGIIHRDIKSDNVLLGMNGAVKVTDFGFCANIDGDEKRQTMVGTPYWMAPEVVTRKQYGKKVDIWSLGIMAIEMIEGEPPYMKETPLRALYLIAAIGKPSIPRWDTLSPTFQNFLEKCLAVEVDDRATADELLSHPFLENCAELTSLIPLIRTAQRILHKVFH